Below is a window of Camelina sativa cultivar DH55 chromosome 11, Cs, whole genome shotgun sequence DNA.
tttctacgctcctttcttttcttttttttttgttcctttttcttttccttttactttgcttttttttttttttgttggcacAGGTTAAACAATTTGTTCTATGATCTAttgtcatttatttatttagcaCTAGATATTCACCCACGTTACACCACGGggctattttttaataaaaataaaatgttatttattttgtagattaactatattaataactaatatttaatttgtattttttaaaatgtacaaccttacaaataNNNNNNNNNNNNNNNNNNNNNNNNNNNNNNNNNNNNNNNNNNNNNNNNNNNNNNNNNNNNNNNNNNNNNNNNNNNNNNNNNNNNNNNNNNNNNNNNNNNNNNNNNNNNNNNNNNNNNNNNNNNNNNNNNNNNNNNNNNNNNNNNNNNNNNNNNNNNNNNNNNNNNNNNNNNNNNNNNNNNNNNNNNNNNNNNNNNNNNNNNNNNNNNNNNNNNNNNNNNNNNNNNNNNNNNNNNNNNNNNNNNNNNNNNNNNNNNNNNNNNNNNNNNNNNNNNNNNNNNNNNNNNNNNNNNNNNNNNNNNNNNNNNNNNNNNNNNNNNNNNNNNNNNNNNNNNNNNNNNNNNNNNNNNNNNNNAAAGAGTTTACAAAGGTAGATGCAGAAACTAACAATCTCGAAGAGCGGGCAAGACAATCAGCCCGTACATTAGACGTTCCaatgtgatttttaatatcaacTTTTCTAATTTACCTTTAACCCAAAacttttttcattaaatttaaatgataaattattcNTAAATACAATAAAGAAGAAtgacaaaaagaaacatttactacatagaaagaaaaaaaaaaagaagaaagaagagtttaANattcaagtttttcttaatttgtgtgcaatgtatcaaaatgacactctttatgaaatAGAAAAAGTATTAGTTTGtgtagaaagtattttgtttgaggtttattgttttatagtaTAGGAACTATATAagatacaattaaataaaaagttatttatagaaagaaaatatNAGTAGTGTTTAAAGATATAACTTGGGGTTCTTTCCATGACAAAAGTATTATTGTTGGTCCATTGCATACTtcaatttttccttttgtctcttctcttaAAGAATAAGTTGTTTATACTTggtataaatttattatatctgAGTATATCAATGGTTTTTAACCTCAAAAGCTTTGACTTGAAAAGCTCTTTCGTTCGTGAAGTTCAAATTTTTACACCTCTTtcactttaaactttaaagaagAGTTTGcttttacattcttttttttttcttttgttaaacaCTTTGTTTTATAACTTTAACACAAGCgagaatttttactttttaataagtTATTCATTGGCCTAActttgtttcttactttttataatttcttccCAACTTTGTTTTTCTGTATTTCGATTTGATCTTAAGCTTCTAAAACTGTTCTGGTATTGTTGCGTTCAATGCAGCAAACCTATGaaccaacaaaccaaaataatcaaattccCTTGGTTACTTAATTACATTTAGATTGCTTTTTGTTACTATAGTTcaaatacttttgttttctaaaatctgGTTTATATTTGGCTGTAGTTAAACTATTTTCAATTGtaggtgacaaaaaaaaaaaaaatgNNNNNNNNNNNNNNNNNNNNNNNNNNNNNNNNNNNNNNNNNNNNNNNNNNNNNNNNNNNNNNNNNNNNNNNNNNNNNNNNNNNNNNNNNNNNNNNNNNNNNNNNNNNNNNNNNNNNNNNNNNNNNNNNNNNNNNNNNNNNNNNNNNNNNNNNNNNNNNNNNNNNNNNNNNNNNNNNNNNNNNNNNNNNNNNNNNNNNNNNNNNNNNNNNNNNNNNNNNNNNNNNNNNNNNNNNNNNNNNNNNNNNNNNNNNNNNNNNNNNNNNNNNNNNNNNNNNNNNNNNNNNNNNNNNNNNNNNNNNNNNNNNNNNNNNNNNNNNNNNNNNNNNNNNNNNNNNNNNNNNNNNNNNNNNNNNNNNNNNNNNNNNNNNNNNNNNNNNNNNNNNNNNNNNNNNNNNNNNNNNNNNNNNNNNNNNNNNNNNNNNNNNNNNNNNNNNNNNNNNNNNNNNNNNNNNNNNNNNNNNNNNNNNNNNNNNNNNNNNNNNNNNNNNNNNNNNNNNNNNNNNNNNNNNNNNNNNNNNNNNNNNNNNNNNNNNNNNNNNNNNNNNNNNNNNNNNNNNNNNNNNNNNNNNNNNNNNNNNNNNNNNNNNNNNNNNNNNNNNNNNNNNNNNNNNNNNNNNNNNNNNNNNNNNNNNNNNNNNNNNNNNNNNNNNNNNNNNNNNNNNNNNNNNNNNNNNNNNNNNNNNNNNNNNNNNNNNNNNNNNNNNNNNNNNNNNNNNNNNNNNNNNNNNNNNNNNNNNNNNNNNNNNNNNNNNNNNNNNNNNNNNNNNNNNNNNNNNNNNNNNNNNNNNNNNNNNNNNNNNNNNNNNNNNNNNNNNNNNNNNNNNNNNNNNNNNNNNNNNNNNNNNNNNNNNNNNNNNNNNNNNNNNNNNNNNNNNNNNNNNNNNNNNNNNNNNNNNNNNNNNNNNNNNNNNNNNNNNNNNNNNNNNNNNNNNNNNNNNNNNNNNNNNNNNNNNNNNNNNNNNNNNNNNNNNNNNNNNNNNNNNNNNNNNNNNNNNNNNNNNNNNNNNNNNNNNNNNNNNNNNNNNNNNNNNNNNNNNNNNNNNNNNNNNNNNNNNNNNNNNNNNNNNNNNNNNNNNNNNNNNNNNNNNNNNNNNNNNNNNNNNNNNNNNNNNNNNNNNNNNNNNNNNNNNNNNNNNNNNNNNNNNNNNNNNNNNNNNNNNNNNNNNNNNNNNNNNNNNNNNNNNNNNNNNNNNNNNNNNNNNNNNNNNNNNNNNNNNNNNNNNNNNNNNNNNNNNNNNNNNNNNNNNNNNNNNNNNNNNNNNNNNNNNNNNNNNNNNNNNNNNNNNNNNNNNNNNNNNNNNNNNNNNNNNNNNNNNNNNNNNNNNNNNNNNNNNNNNNNNNNNNNNNNNNNNNNNNNNNNNNNNNNNNNNNNNNNNNNNNNNNNNNNNNNNNNNNNNNNNNNNNNNNNNNNNNNNNNNNNNNNNNNNNNNNNNNNNNNNNNNNNNNNNNNNNNNNNNNNNNNNNNNNNNNNNNNNNNNNNNNNNNNNNNNNNNNNNNNNNNNNNNNNNNNNNNNNNNNNNNNNNNNNNNNNNNNNNNNNNNNNNNNNNNNNNNNNNNNNNNNNNNNNNNNNNNNNNNNNNNNNNNNNNNNNNNNNNNNNNNNNNNNNNNNNNNNNNNNNNNNNNNNNNNNNNNNNNNNNNNNNNNNNNNNNNNNNNNNNNNNNNNNNNNNNNNNNNNNNNNNNNNNNNNNNNNNNNNNNNNNNNNNNNNNNNNNNNNNNNNNNNNNNNNNNNNNNNNNNNNNNNNNNNNNNNNNNNNNNNNNNNNNNNNNNNNNNNNNNNNNNNNNNNNNNNNNNNNNNNNNNNNNNNNNNNNNNNNNNNNNNNNNNNNNNNNNNNNNNNNNNNNNNNNNNNNNNNNNNNNNNNNNNNNNNNNNNNNNNNNNNNNNNNNNNNNNNNNNNNNNNNNNNNNNNNNNNNNNNNNNNNNNNNNNNNNNNNNNNNNNNNNNNNNNNNNNNNNNNNNNNNNNNNNNNNNNNNNNNNNNNNNNNNNNNNNNNNNNNNNNNNNNNNNNNNNNNNNNNNNNNNNNNNNNNNNNNNNNNNNNNNNNNNNNNNNNNNNNNNNNNNNNNNNNNNNNNNNNNNNNNNNNNNNNNNNNNNNNNNNNNNNNNNNNNNNNNNNNNNNNNNNNNNNNNNNNNNNNNNNNNNNNNNNNNNNNNNNNNNNNNNNNNNNNNNNNNNNNNNNNNNNNNNNNNNNNNNNNNNNNNNNNNNNNNNNNNNNNNNNNNNNNNNNNNNNNNNNNNNNNNNNNNNNNNNNNNNNNNNNNNNNNNNNNNNNNNNNNNNNNNNNNNNNNNNNNNNNNNNNNNNNNNNNNNNNNNNNNNNNNNNNNNNNNNNNNNNNNNNNNNNNNNNNNNNNNNNNNNNNNNNNNNNNNNNNNNNNNNNNNNNNNNNNNNNNNNNNNNNNNNNNNNNNNNNNNNNNNNNNNNNNNNNNNNNNNNNNNNNNNNNNNNNNNNNNNNNNNNNNNNNNNNNNNNNNNNNNNNNNNNNNNNNNNNNNNNNNNNNNNNNNNNNNNNNNNNNNNNNNNNNNNNNNNNNNNNNNNNNNNNNNNNNNNNNNNNNNNNNNNNNNNNNNNNNNNNNNNNNNNNNNNNNNNNNNNNNNNNNNNNNNNNNNNNNNNNNNNNNNNNNNNNNNNNNNNNNNNNNNNNNNNNNNNNNNNNNNNNNNNNNNNNNNNNNNNNNNNNNNNNNNNNNNNNNNNNNNNNNNNNNNNNNNNNNNNNNNNNNNNNNNNNNNNNNNNNNNNNNNNNNNNNNNNNNNNNNNNNNNNNNNNNNNNNNNNNNNNNNNNNNNNNNNNNNNNNNNNNNNNNNNNNNNNNNNNNNNNNNNNNNNNNNNNNNNNNNNNNNNNNNNNNNNNNNNNNNNNNNNNNNNNNNNNNNNNNNNNNNNNNNNNNNNNNNNNNNNNNNNNNNNNNNNNNNNNNNttttttttttttttgttaaccaaacattaaattagaagaTAACTCCAAGGTTAGTTGCCCAAACTGgagagaaagagtttacaaaggtAGATGCAGAAACTAACAATCTCGAAGAGCGGGCAAGACAATCAGCCCGTACATTAGACGTTCCaatgtgatttttaatatcaacTTTTCTAATTTACCTTTAACCCAAAacttttttcattaaatttaaatgataaattattcatatatatatgtatattcaagtttttcttaatttgtgtgcaatgtatcaaaatgacactctttatgaaatAGAAAAAGTATTAGTTTGtgtagaaagtattttgtttgaggtttattgttttatagtaTAGGAACTATATAagatacaattaaataaaaagttatttatagaaagaaaatattgtgTGTTCATAGAATTAATTcctattgttttgtaaaattgaaaacttaatattcataaaattaattataaacttaatacttaatgttaaaagGAGTGGTTcttattgttttggaaattttattaggatggaaaatcttgttttccaaaataaaaacttaatatcaattaattaaataaataacaaattaataattaatgtcaattGTATGATTGTAAATAGATtccaacttcaggatttattgcTAAATGTTTccgaaaatgtatatatagattctatGCCATTGACACATATGGTACGTAGTAGCTTTCTCTTTAAGCTAAagtgctttttaatttaaaagaggctgtttatatttttagacattcatagatatatttttgtatttgattttctaAAATCTAACACTCATCAGGTTATAAAACACGTAATATTTAtgtctttattatatataatgaatttacTAAATtgataaaaaggtttttttgcacaaaataaactaaattaagaaaaattacatataattttaaggcataatattatatattagaacaaattaagaagattaattattttgtatgtcAAACTTGTCAATATGTGTCAATGGCATAGAACATGCACCTTTGGTAATTAAAATGCAATTAGAATATAGGTTACAGGAGTTTCTTGTTCTTCCATTAGGTTACTGAAAAAGCATAATGGAATAATAAGAAACTCCTGTAACCAGCCCCGGCTCATACTTATGGTGAGAGGGACAATGGTGTGGggacaaaatttttttttgcaaaaaacatTAAGGAAATggggaccaaaaaaaagaaaaaaaaatttatgttgaaAAGGGTCCTAAAAAATTGTATGCCTAGGgacaaaatttttttaagacGGGGCTGCGTGTAACCTATATTCTAATTGCACCTTTGGTAAAATGAGAACTGCACACTCAACCGGAAGCGAAAGCTAAAGAGTGACTCGTGGTTTGGCCTCAACAGTCAACACGATCCTCCTTCTCAACATGACTCGTGGGTAGGCCACATTTGGTAATTAAAAACGCACATTTGCTACATGTTTTAGGGCTAACTTAAtccaaatttataattttatgtgGCCAAGCAACTTTACGGTAATACAATATGATTGACAGTTGACACTGACACTCTATTTATAGGATTGCATGTATGTTTGCATACTCAACTTAACTATTTTGTGTCTTACGtgatatatatcaacaaaaaactaGTATATTCAACAACATTTATCATAGTATCATGTAAAATATCAGTTAATGTTATATAATCTTTATAAATCTATTTCCCacatatattttaacaaatcaacaataaaacaagcaaatctTAGCAAAAATgctcttatatttttaaactgtTGTTAAAAAACCCCATATTGACTCTTACTAATACATAACCTAATAAGATAGTAAGAAAAACAAGACAAGatgaaaaacacataaatacaataaagaagaatgacaaaaagaaacatttactacatagaaagaaaaaaaaaaagaagaaagaagagtttaACTCTCTGACGGTCTGAACTCTGACCTTAGTAGTGTTTAAAGATATAACTTGGGGTTCTTTCCATGACAAAAGTATTATTGTTGGTCCATTGCATACTtcaatttttccttttgtctcttctcttaAAGAATAAGTTGTTTATACTTggtataaatttattatatctgAGTATATCAATGGTTTTTAACCTCAAAAGCTTTGACTTGAAAAGCTCTTTCGTTCGTGAAGTTCAAATTTTTACACCTCTTtcactttaaactttaaagaagAGTTTGcttttacattcttttttttttcttttgttaaacaCTTTGTTTTATAACTTTAACACAAGCgagaatttttactttttaataagtTATTCATTGGCCTAActttgtttcttactttttataatttcttccCAACTTTGTTTTTCTGTATTTCGATTTGATCTTAAGCTTCTAAAACTGTTCTGGTATTGTTGCGTTCAATGCAGCAAACCTATGaaccaacaaaccaaaataatcaaattccCTTGGTTACTTAATTACATTTAGATTGCTTTTTGTTACTATAGTTcaaatacttttgttttctaaaatctgGTTTATATTTGGCTGTAGTTAAACTATTTTCAATTGtaggtgacaaaaaaaaaaaaaatgNNNNNNNNNNNNNNNNNNNNNNNNNNNNNNNNNNNNNNNNNNNNNNNNNNNNNNNNNNNNNNNNNNNNNNNNNNNNNNNNNNNNNNNNNNNNNNNNNNNNNNNNNNNNNNNNNNNNNNNNNNNNNNNNNNNNNNNNNNNNNNNNNNNNNNNNNNNNNNNNNNNNNNNNNNNNNNNNNNNNNNNNNNNNNNNNNNNNNNNNNNNNNNNNNNNNNNNNNNNNNNNNNNNNNNNNNNNNNNNNNNNNNNNNNNNNNNNNNNNNNNNNNNNNNNNNNNNNNNNNNNNNNNNNNNNNNNNNNNNNNNNNNNNNNNNNNNNNNNNNNNNNNNNNNNNNNNNNNNNNNNNNNNNNNNNNNNNNNNNNNNNNNNNNNNNNNNNNNNNNNNNNNNNNNNNNNNNNNNNNNNNNNNNNNNNNNNNNNNNNNNNNNNNNNNNNNNNNNNNNNNNNNNNNNNNNNNNNNNNNNNNNNNNNNNNNNNNNNNNNNNNNNNNNNNNNNNNNNNNNNNNNNNNNNNNNNNNNNNNNNNNNNNNNNNNNNNNNNNNNNNNNNNNNNNNNNNNNNNNNNNNNNNNNNNNNNNNNNNNNNNNNNNNNNNNNNNNNNNNNNNNNNNNNNNNNNNNNNNNNNNNNNNNNNNNNNNNNNNNNNNNNNNNNNNNNNNNNNNNNNNNNNNNNNNNNNNNNNNNNNNNNNNNNNNNNNNNNNNNNNNNNNNNNNNNNNNNNNNNNNNNNNNNNNNNNNNNNNNNNNNNNNNNNNNNNNNNNNNNNNNNNNNNNNNNNNNNNNNNNNNNNNNNNNNNNNNNNNNNNNNNNNNNNNNNNNNNNNNNNNNNNNNNNNNNNNNNNNNNNNNNNNNNNNNNNNNNNNNNNNNNNNNNNNNNNNNNNNNNNNNNNNNNNNNNNNNNNNNNNNNNNNNNNNNNNNNNNNNNNNNNNNNNNNNNNNNNNNNNNNNNNNNNNNNNNNNNNNNNNNNNNNNNNNNNNNNNNNNNNNNNNNNNNNNNNNNNNNNNNNNNNNNNNNNNNNNNNNNNNNNNNNNNNNNNNNNNNNNNNNNNNNNNNNNNNNNNNNNNNNNNNNNNNNNNNNNNNNNNNNNNNNNNNNNNNNNNNNNNNNNNNNNNNNNNNNNNNNNNNNNNNNNNNNNNNNNNNNNNNNNNNNNNNNNNNNNNNNNNNNNNNNNNNNNNNNNNNNNNNNNNNNNNNNNNNNNNNNNNNNNNNNNNNNNNNNNNNNNNNNNNNNNNNNNNNNNNNNNNNNNNNNNNNNNNNNNNNNNNNNNNNNNNNNNNNNNNNNNNNNNNNNNNNNNNNNNNNNNNNNNNNNNNNNNNNNNNNNNNNNNNNNNNNNNNNNNNNNNNNNNNNNNNNNNNNNNNNNNNNNNNNNNNNNNNNNNNNNNNNNNNNNNNNNNNNNNNNNNNNNNNNNNNNNNNNNNNNNNNNNNNNNNNNNNNNNNNNNNNNNNNNNNNNNNNNNNNNNNNNNNNNNNNNNNNNNNNNNNNNNNNNNNNNNNNNNNNNNNNNNNNNNNNNNNNNNNNNNNNNNNNNNNNNNNNNNNNNNNNNNNNNNNNNNNNNNNNNNNNNNNNNNNNNNNNNNNNNNNNNNNNNNNNNNNNNNNNNNNNNNNNNNNNNNNNNNNNNNNNNNNNNNNNNNNNNNNNNNNNNNNNNNNNNNNNNNNNNNNNNNNNNNNNNNNNNNNNNNNNNNNNNNNNNNNNNNNNNNNNNNNNNNNNNNNNNNNNNNNNNNNNNNNNNNNNNNNNNNNNNNNNNNNNNNNNNNNNNNNNNNNNNNNNNNNNNNNNNNNNNNNNNNNNNNNNNNNNNNNNNNNNNNNNNNNNNNNNNNNNNNNNNNNNNNNNNNNNNNNNNNNNNNNNNNNNNNNNNNNNNNNNNNNNNNNNNNNNNNNNNNNNNNNNNNNNNNNNNNNNNNNNNNNNNNNNNNNNNNNNNNNNNNNNNNNNNNNNNNNNNNNNNNNNNNNNNNNNNNNNNNNNNNNNNNNNNNNNNNNNNNNNNNNNNNNNNNNNNNNNNNNNNNNNNNNNNNNNNNNNNNNNNNNNNNNNNNNNNNNNNNNNNNNNNNNNNNNNNNNNNNNNNNNNNNNNNNNNNNNNNNNNNNNNNNNNNNNNNNNNNNNNNNNNNNNNNNNNNNNNNNNNNNNNNNNNNNNNNNNNNNNNNNNNNNNNNNNNNNNNNNNNNTTTCCATGACAAAAGTATTATTGTTGGTCCATTGCATACTtcaatttttccttttgtctcttctcttaAAGAATAAGTTGTTTATACTTggtataaatttattatatctgAGTATATCAATGGTTTTTAACCTCAAAAGCTTTGACTTGAAAAGCTCTTTCGTTCGTGAAGTTCAAATTTTTACACCTCTTtcactttaaactttaaagaagAGTTTGcttttacattcttttttttttcttttgttaaacaCTTTGTTTTATAACTTTAACACAAGCgagaatttttactttttaataagtTATTCATTGGCCTAActttgtttcttactttttataatttcttccCAACTTTGTTTTTCTGTATTTCGATTTGATCTTAAGCTTCTAAAACTGTTCTGGTATTGTTGCGTTCAATGCAGCAAACCTATGaaccaacaaaccaaaataatcaaattccCTTGGTTACTTAATTACATTTAGATTGCTTTTTGTTACTATAGTTcaaatacttttgttttctaaaatctgGTTTATATTTGGCTGTAGTTAAACTATTTTCAATTGtaggtgacaaaaaaaaaaaaaatgtggactaatagtttttttttttcctttggttttGACTATACAATAGTTTTCTAAGGGTCGCATTGAGCTATGCCGACTAAAGTGCTTATAACAGTTAGACCTAAATATGAATTATAGAATAATACAAAAGCTATGCCCACTCATACGTAATACGTTAGTATTAGTAAGTACTTAACTACATCCACGAAATTGTCATGGAATGTGTCTATGCATCATAACATCTATCTAGTAGTATTGTTTATTCGGAGTTGAACGAACTTTTATGTTTTGGCCTATAAAAAGTTAGATGATTATGAATATACACTTTAACAACATAAAGAAAACTTGTAAGATATAATTCAATATTAGCTCTTATCTTGACAAAAATGTGCttcattagaaaaacaaaaaacaccaaTGTAAATGCGTTCCACGACTTGTTATCATTATATGTACATATACAATAAACATTGACATTGTGTATTTCTTACCCATTGGCTTACTCAACTTCTCCTCACTGTTTTTAAAACAGAGATCAGGCTACAACTAATCAATTCCACTTCAATCCATTTAAATgtctttccaattttttttttcttttcaattctaTAGTTCCTTGAGTCACCTATTCGAAACATAATAGCTTGGAGATCTAGTTTAAAGAACATGACACTCAAATTAGCCATAGGTGCGAAGACACATTTGGGAGACAAGCCTAATTAGATGAAGACGAACTTTTCTCTGTACACAACAATTGAATATGAATGTGTATATATGAGTAACAAAGTTTACATTGATATGAGTAACAAAGTTTACATTGAAAGGACGTTTTGGTTAAGCTACGAAATCAGTGTAGTGCAGGATAAGACCATAGTCCAGGAACGGCTTCATCATCTGATTCACTTTCATCAGAAGAACTCGCTACCCCCAGTAAATAGTTGACAAcctgtaaagaagaaaaaaaccaccAGAGACAGATAAATAACTTGCTCAAAAAGTAACAGAAACGGGACAAAAGAAGTGACCATGGCGCATTGAAAGAGGAAATGCTTACTTGGTGAGTTGATATGAGGTCGACCGGCTTGTTGCCTGATTTCAACTGACATTGTTTGTCCGGACATCTTAAGTTGTCGTGCCAAACAATAGAATCACAGTAACTGCAGTATCCCCGGCCAGATCTTAACGCCTTCGATGAATTAGCCGCTGCAAGTGTACTTTAGAAATTACACAGAGAAAGCTTGGTTTCTGAAAGGGAGAAAGATAAAAACCATGGACAAAAATTCTAACCGATATATGCTTTCTTAAAGGCTTCTCTCCAATCAATACTGGAATGAATACGAATCACACGTTTGTGATAGAAGTGAACTTCAAATAATGATTGCCACAGAGAGTCATCATGCGTAGCTTGGTTCCATGAGCTATACaaacagacaaaacaaacagatgtagaagggaaaaaaagaagaagcaaaagactcTGCAATGTGGAGATATAGAGGAGCTACCGAGACACTTGAGCTGAGGAAAGTAAGGATGATATATCGAGGAAACTGAAGATGTGAATAAGGACATCTTGTGGAAGTGAAGGTATATCTGAAAAAGGATTTGCACGTGGTGAAGGATTATATCGAGATATTAACGAAGATATTTCAGAAAAGATAACAAGAAAACATACATAAATCTTCCTCAGGGCTCTTACTGCGTCTCTTCAGTGCTACTTTAGCCTGCTTGAATTCTACAATAGCTAAGTTCTTCTTCTGTTTGGGCAGCACGGCTTCCACGCTCTTCAGGAGAAGGTTAGCAGCTGAAACAGCAGCTGATGTGTTCACgctaaatgaaaacaaataaaaataaagaatctgAAATATTAGTCTTAACAGTCTTTTTAGAAGTAGAAACATAGAATTGCATAAACAAAGAGATCATACAAATCTAAGAGAGATATGCACAATAGGACTTGAGTAGCCTTACTTATCAGTGATAAGTTGTCACactaagggaaaacagaacAATCTAGCTTTTAACATATGATCTTTGGTAATTGAAAACGTAAATACGAAAAGCCCTTGGTTCGAAGTTTCAGGACTTTTCATCAACAGATACATATGAACCATAACATTGGATTATATTCAAGAAAGGCACAACAACATTCtacattttctaatttgtttGCAAATTGTATAAGCAAGCACAAAGAATCAAAAGCTAATTTGATAGACAAAAAGTAGTAAAGCCATTCAAAGATCGTATCACCTCTGCTTCATTGTTAACTGAAAAAGTTCCCAacttcattgattttttttagacttACCAACCCTAAGAATTAAGCTTCAACATAGATGGACGAAATCTCAACACAGAGTAACCCTAAATTAGAGCACAATAGAACCCTAAATACTCGGGATTTTTGAGATAATGAAGTTCGTAACTTACTCAGGAAGAAGACGAAAAGCGGAGAGGGTATCTCGAAAGATCAAAGCTTTGACATCTTTGGGTAATCGAGAGTACGCAAGACTCAAAACGGAGCTGAGTTCATTGCAAGCAAATGGGTATAGATTGTTTTTGGACAGGGCTTCTCCTACCTTTAGATTTTCGTATCTcttcatttctctttttctgggttcatacaatcattgatcatcatcatcgtcttacTCTTTTCATTGTATCGGTTTGTGTCAATTTACATTACTTCCAAATCAAACCGGAACCGGTACAGATTTCGTTTGGTTAAGTTttggttttccatttttttttgggtcaatgtGGTTTTCGCTCCTTACACCGTGTTCCTTGGTTAATTCACTTATCTATATAATTTGTATTGAGTTCCTAGTTCCTAAATCTCAACAAATACAAGCAAAGACAAAGCAtgcaaatatttatataaatatgtttactaCATTTAACTAAAAATTCACAATGACATaaatatgaacatatatatatatatatatatatatatataaatgtcagttttgagaaaaaaatctaagaatCCAAAAGGAAAGAGAATAAGAGGAACCTAAGAAGTGATCTAAAAAATGGAATGGCCTAAGAAATAATTAAAGACTCTTTCTTTGTGATGTGCCGGATCTGTTTGTTACATGTATATCTTGTGTATCAAGAAACAtacattcacattttttttttgcatatttcaGAGGAAGTAAGTGAGTTGTTCTTTTTTCCTTGAGCCTCCTTCTCCATACAAATCATTCCATTGCTTCAGCTCATTCATTCCTGCTCCTTCTGATGCAAAACTCGCAGCTACCtgtcaaacacacacacaacaacaataacaacaaatcttagttatttttacaatttcttgtctttttctttattcaaaatGAGATAAGATATTAGACCTGATTTTTAGCT
It encodes the following:
- the LOC104725801 gene encoding F-box protein At5g52880, which translates into the protein MKRYENLKVGEALSKNNLYPFACNELSSVLSLAYSRLPKDVKALIFRDTLSAFRLLPDVNTSAAVSAANLLLKSVEAVLPKQKKNLAIVEFKQAKVALKRRSKSPEEDLYIPSLPQDVLIHIFSFLDISSLLSSAQVSRSWNQATHDDSLWQSLFEVHFYHKRVIRIHSSIDWREAFKKAYIAANSSKALRSGRGYCSYCDSIVWHDNLRCPDKQCQLKSGNKPVDLISTHQVVNYLLGVASSSDESESDDEAVPGLWSYPALH